In the bacterium genome, GAAGGAGAATTTTTCAAGGTTCCAAAGATAATTGATTAATAACTACTTTTGAGAGGTTTTAGATGAATATCCATTCGTTATCCGTAAAAGAACTGAATAGTAAACTTAATGAAAAAGAGTTGTCCTGCAAAGAAATAGTGGAAAGCTACATTAAGAGGATCCAGGATGTTGACCCAAAGATAAAAGCTTTTTTATATATTAATGAAGATGGCGCGAGAAAAAAGGCCGGAGAAATTGATAAAAAAATTTCTTCGGGCGCGACAATAAAACCCCTGGAGGGAATACCGGTTGCCATAAAAGACAATATGTGCACTGAAGGGATGCTTACCACCTGCGCGTCTAAAATTTTATCTGGTTTTAAACCGCCTTATTCGGCTGATGTCATAAATAGGATAGAGGACGCCGGGATGATAATTATCGGCAAGACCAATATGGATGAGTTTGCCATGGGTTCTTCCACCGAAAATTCAGCGTTTGGGCCTACGCGCAATCCATGGGATTTTGAAAGAGCGCCGGGAGGTTCCAGCGGAGGCAGTGCCGCGGCAGTGGCCGCGGATGAAGCGCCGTTGTCCCTGGGGTCGGATACCGGCGGTTCTATCCGCCAGCCCGCGTCTTTTTGCGGCGTTGTGGGGTTAAAACCTACTTATGGGAGGGTCTCACGCTATGGATTAGTGGCGTTTGCTTCTTCACTTGACCAGATAGGCCCGTTTTCCCGCGAAGTTTATGATAATGCGCTTTTATTCCGGGCGATTTCCGGTTATGCCCCAAAGGATTCAACAAGCGTAAACCTTCCCGTTCCGGATACGGCAGATTATTTAAGGAAAGATATCAAGGGGTTGAGGCTCGGGATTCCGCGGGAATATATTGATCCTGAAATGGATGCTGAGGTAAAAAATAAAATATCGGAGGCAATAAAAAAATTTACTGAATTAGGGGCAGTTATTAAAGAAGTATCACTGCCCCATACGGAATATGCTGTTTCTGTTTATTATTTAATTGCCACCGCGGAAGCATCAGCCAATCTTGCGCGTTATGACGGTGTCCGTTACGGTTTTAGAACAAACAAAGCCGGGAGCCTTTTTGAAATGTACAGCAAAACACGGGGTGAAGGGTTCGGTACTGAGGTCAAACGCCGGATAATGCTCGGGACATACGCGTTAAGCGCGGGATATTATGACGCTTATTACCTGAAAGCTCAAAAGGTGAGGACTTTGATTAAAAAGGATTTTGATGAAGCTTTTAAAATATGCGACGCTGTTATTACCCCGACCGCGCCGACACCCGCTTT is a window encoding:
- the gatA gene encoding Asp-tRNA(Asn)/Glu-tRNA(Gln) amidotransferase subunit GatA, whose translation is MNIHSLSVKELNSKLNEKELSCKEIVESYIKRIQDVDPKIKAFLYINEDGARKKAGEIDKKISSGATIKPLEGIPVAIKDNMCTEGMLTTCASKILSGFKPPYSADVINRIEDAGMIIIGKTNMDEFAMGSSTENSAFGPTRNPWDFERAPGGSSGGSAAAVAADEAPLSLGSDTGGSIRQPASFCGVVGLKPTYGRVSRYGLVAFASSLDQIGPFSREVYDNALLFRAISGYAPKDSTSVNLPVPDTADYLRKDIKGLRLGIPREYIDPEMDAEVKNKISEAIKKFTELGAVIKEVSLPHTEYAVSVYYLIATAEASANLARYDGVRYGFRTNKAGSLFEMYSKTRGEGFGTEVKRRIMLGTYALSAGYYDAYYLKAQKVRTLIKKDFDEAFKICDAVITPTAPTPAFKIGEKSKDPLEMYLSDIFTISANLAGIPAISIPCGFSRDNLPIGLQILGKPFDEGTILQIAYNFEQATGYHLKKPDIS